The following are encoded together in the Pseudomonas sp. IB20 genome:
- a CDS encoding efflux RND transporter periplasmic adaptor subunit, whose amino-acid sequence MHIQRKTVLIVGVLVVVAIAAWALTRPAKTKLAAPTAIPVRVVSVVQQDIPRFVSGIGSVLSLHSVMIRPQIDGILTQLLVKEGQLVKTGDLLATIDDRSIRASLDQARAQLGESQAQLQVAQVNLKRYKELSIDDGVSKQTYDQQQALVNQLKATAQGNQAAIDSALVQLSYTQIRSPVTGRVGIRTVDEGNFLRMSDTQGLFSVTQIDPIAVEFSLPQQMLPTLQGLIAAPTPASVDAYMGADTDGQTGDLLGEGHLSLIDNQISSTTGTLRAKAEFKNASQRLWPGQLVTIKIQTALDKNALVVPPTVVQRGLDSHFVYRVKGDKVESVPVQVTYQNSDVNIIKGVQAGDVLVSDGQSRLKAGAQVEVLKEPPQVIQTVDAKVQP is encoded by the coding sequence ATGCACATTCAACGAAAAACCGTCCTGATCGTGGGCGTCCTCGTGGTAGTGGCGATTGCAGCCTGGGCCCTGACCCGGCCGGCCAAGACCAAACTGGCGGCGCCGACCGCCATCCCGGTACGCGTGGTCAGCGTTGTACAGCAGGACATCCCCCGCTTTGTCAGCGGGATCGGCTCGGTGCTGTCGTTGCACAGCGTGATGATTCGCCCGCAAATCGACGGCATCCTCACCCAATTGCTGGTCAAGGAAGGTCAACTGGTCAAAACCGGCGACCTGCTGGCCACCATTGATGATCGCTCGATCCGCGCCAGCCTCGACCAGGCCAGGGCGCAACTGGGGGAAAGCCAGGCGCAGCTGCAAGTGGCGCAGGTCAACCTCAAGCGTTACAAGGAACTGAGCATCGACGACGGCGTGTCGAAACAGACCTACGACCAGCAACAAGCCTTGGTCAACCAACTGAAAGCCACAGCGCAAGGTAATCAGGCCGCGATTGACTCGGCCCTGGTACAGCTTTCCTACACCCAGATTCGCTCTCCCGTCACCGGCCGAGTCGGCATTCGCACCGTGGATGAAGGCAACTTCCTGCGCATGAGTGATACCCAGGGCCTGTTCTCCGTCACGCAAATCGACCCGATTGCCGTGGAGTTCTCATTGCCGCAACAAATGCTGCCAACCCTGCAAGGCCTGATCGCAGCGCCTACCCCGGCCAGCGTCGATGCCTACATGGGGGCCGACACCGACGGCCAGACCGGCGACTTGCTCGGCGAAGGCCACTTGAGCCTGATCGACAACCAGATCAGCTCCACCACCGGCACCCTGCGCGCCAAGGCCGAATTCAAGAATGCCTCGCAGCGCCTGTGGCCGGGCCAGTTGGTAACCATCAAGATCCAGACCGCCCTCGACAAAAATGCCCTGGTGGTCCCACCCACCGTGGTGCAACGCGGCCTGGACTCGCACTTTGTGTACCGGGTCAAGGGTGACAAGGTCGAGAGTGTGCCGGTGCAAGTCACTTATCAGAACAGCGATGTGAACATCATCAAGGGCGTACAGGCCGGTGATGTGCTGGTCAGCGATGGCCAGTCGCGGCTCAAAGCCGGTGCCCAGGTAGAAGTACTCAAGGAACCGCCGCAAGTGATCCAGACCGTCGACGCCAAGGTGCAGCCATGA
- a CDS encoding RidA family protein yields the protein MNSVYAGYFPADRLPTRTTFAAGKLLAGARIEIECLASL from the coding sequence ATGAACAGCGTCTATGCCGGCTACTTCCCGGCGGACCGCCTTCCGACCCGCACGACCTTCGCTGCCGGCAAGCTGTTGGCGGGCGCGCGGATCGAAATCGAGTGCCTGGCCAGCCTTTAA
- a CDS encoding multidrug efflux RND transporter permease subunit, with protein MSANRSPSAWCVDHPVATLLLTFALVLLGIIAFPRLAVAPLPEAEFPTIQVTAQLPGASPDTMASSVATPLEVQFSAIPGMTQMTSSSALGSSLLTLQFTLNKSIDTAAQEVQAAINTASGKLPSDMPSLPTWKKVNPADSPVLILSVSSDSMPSTELSDYVETLLARQISQIDGVGQINITGQQRPAIRVQASPDKLAAIGLTLADVRVAIQQSSLNLAKGAIYGENSVSTLSTNDQLFHPDEYGQLIVSYKNGAPVQLRDVAKVIKGSENAYVQAWSGDTPGVNLVISRQPGANIVETVDRIQAELPRLEGMLPASVQVSVLTDRTKTIRASLHEVEVTLLIAILLVVAVMALFLRQLSATLIVSSVLGVSLIASFALMYLMGFSLNNLTLVAIVISVGFVVDDAIVVVENIHRHLEAGLSKREAAIKGSGEIGFTVVSISFSLVAAFIPLLFMGGVVGRLFKEFALTATSTILISVVVSLTLAPTLAALFMRAPTHHAHDKPGFSERLLAAYARNLRRALAHQRTMAAIFMVTLALAVVGYVFIPKGFFPVQDTGFVLGTSEAAADVSYPDMVAKHKALAEIVKADPAVEAFSHSVGVTGSNQTIANGRFWIALKDRGDRDVSASQFIDRIRPKLAAVPGIVLYLRAGQDINLSSGPSRAQYQYVLKSNDGPTLNTWTQRLTEKLRANPAFRDLSNDLQLGGSITHISIDRQAAARFGLTATDVDQALYDAFGQRQINEFQTEINQYQVVLELDSQQRGKAESLNYFYLRSPLTNEMVPLSAVAKVDPPTVGPLSISHDGMFPAANLSFNLAPGVALGDAVIMLNQAKNEIGMPATMIGTFQGAAQAFQSSLASQPWLILAALVAVYIILGVLYESFVHPLTIISTLPSAGLGALIMLWLLGQDFSIMALIGLVLLIGIVKKNGILMIDFALDAQRVRGLPPEEAIYEACVTRFRPIIMTTLAALLGAVPLMLGSGPGAELRQPLGIAVVGGLLVSQALTLFTTPVIYLYLEKFFHRPKPANELATTH; from the coding sequence ATGAGCGCCAACCGCTCGCCGTCCGCCTGGTGCGTTGATCACCCGGTCGCCACCCTGCTGCTGACCTTTGCCCTGGTACTGTTGGGCATCATTGCCTTCCCGCGCCTGGCCGTTGCGCCACTGCCGGAAGCGGAATTCCCGACGATCCAGGTCACCGCGCAACTGCCCGGCGCCAGCCCGGACACCATGGCCTCGTCGGTGGCAACGCCCCTGGAGGTGCAATTCAGTGCCATCCCTGGCATGACCCAAATGACTTCCAGCAGCGCCTTGGGCTCAAGCCTGCTGACCCTGCAATTCACCCTGAACAAGAGCATCGACACCGCCGCGCAAGAAGTGCAGGCGGCGATCAACACCGCCTCCGGCAAGTTGCCCAGCGACATGCCGAGCCTGCCGACCTGGAAGAAGGTCAACCCGGCAGACAGCCCGGTGCTGATCCTCAGCGTCAGCTCCGACAGCATGCCCAGCACCGAGCTGAGTGACTACGTAGAAACCTTGCTGGCCCGCCAGATCAGCCAGATCGACGGCGTCGGCCAGATCAACATCACCGGCCAACAACGCCCGGCGATTCGCGTACAGGCCTCGCCCGACAAACTCGCGGCGATTGGCCTGACCCTCGCCGACGTGCGCGTGGCGATCCAGCAATCCAGCTTGAACCTGGCCAAGGGCGCGATCTACGGCGAGAACAGCGTGTCGACCCTGTCCACCAACGACCAGCTGTTTCACCCGGATGAATACGGCCAGTTGATCGTTTCCTACAAGAACGGCGCGCCGGTTCAACTGCGTGACGTCGCAAAAGTCATCAAGGGTTCGGAAAACGCCTACGTGCAGGCCTGGTCCGGCGACACACCTGGGGTCAACCTGGTGATTTCGCGCCAGCCCGGCGCCAACATCGTAGAGACCGTGGACCGCATTCAAGCCGAACTGCCGCGCCTGGAAGGCATGCTGCCCGCTTCGGTGCAGGTCAGCGTGTTAACCGACCGTACTAAGACCATCCGCGCGTCCCTGCATGAAGTGGAAGTCACCTTGCTGATCGCCATCTTGCTGGTGGTGGCGGTGATGGCGCTGTTCCTGCGCCAATTGTCGGCGACGCTGATTGTGTCCAGCGTGCTCGGCGTGTCGCTGATCGCCAGTTTCGCCTTGATGTACCTGATGGGTTTCAGCCTGAACAACCTGACCTTGGTGGCGATCGTGATTTCCGTGGGTTTTGTGGTGGACGACGCCATCGTGGTGGTGGAGAACATTCACCGGCACCTGGAAGCGGGCCTGAGCAAACGCGAGGCGGCGATCAAAGGTTCCGGCGAGATTGGCTTTACCGTGGTGTCCATCAGTTTCTCACTGGTGGCGGCGTTTATTCCGCTGCTGTTCATGGGCGGCGTGGTCGGGCGGTTGTTCAAGGAGTTCGCGCTGACGGCGACCTCGACCATCCTGATTTCAGTCGTGGTTTCGTTGACCCTGGCGCCCACCCTCGCCGCGCTGTTCATGCGCGCCCCCACCCATCACGCCCACGACAAACCCGGTTTCAGCGAACGCCTGCTCGCCGCCTACGCCCGCAACCTGCGCCGTGCGCTGGCCCATCAACGCACCATGGCGGCGATCTTCATGGTCACCCTGGCGTTGGCGGTGGTCGGCTACGTGTTTATCCCCAAGGGTTTCTTTCCGGTGCAAGACACCGGTTTTGTACTCGGCACCAGCGAGGCGGCGGCCGACGTGTCGTACCCGGACATGGTCGCCAAGCACAAGGCCCTGGCCGAGATCGTCAAGGCCGACCCAGCCGTGGAGGCGTTTTCCCATTCGGTGGGCGTCACCGGCAGTAACCAGACCATCGCCAACGGCCGCTTCTGGATCGCCTTGAAAGACCGCGGTGATCGTGACGTGTCAGCCAGCCAGTTCATCGACCGTATCCGCCCGAAACTGGCCGCGGTGCCGGGCATTGTGCTGTACCTGCGCGCAGGCCAGGACATCAACCTCAGCTCCGGCCCCAGCCGCGCCCAGTACCAATATGTGCTCAAGAGTAACGACGGCCCGACGTTGAACACCTGGACCCAGCGCCTGACTGAAAAACTGCGCGCCAACCCGGCGTTCCGCGACCTGTCCAACGACCTGCAGCTGGGCGGCAGCATCACCCACATCAGCATCGACCGCCAGGCCGCCGCGCGTTTCGGCCTGACCGCCACCGATGTCGACCAGGCGCTGTATGACGCGTTCGGCCAGCGCCAGATCAACGAGTTCCAGACCGAGATCAACCAGTACCAAGTGGTGCTGGAACTCGACAGCCAACAGCGCGGCAAGGCCGAAAGCCTGAACTACTTCTACCTGCGCTCGCCGTTGACCAACGAGATGGTGCCGCTGTCGGCAGTGGCTAAAGTCGATCCACCCACCGTGGGGCCGTTGTCGATCAGCCATGACGGCATGTTCCCGGCGGCCAACCTGTCGTTCAACCTGGCGCCCGGCGTGGCGTTGGGCGATGCGGTGATCATGCTCAACCAGGCCAAGAACGAAATCGGCATGCCGGCGACCATGATCGGCACCTTCCAGGGCGCCGCCCAGGCGTTCCAGAGTTCGTTGGCCAGCCAGCCCTGGCTGATCCTTGCGGCGCTGGTGGCGGTCTACATTATCCTGGGTGTGCTGTATGAGAGCTTTGTGCACCCGCTGACGATCATCTCCACCCTGCCCTCAGCGGGCTTGGGTGCGCTGATCATGCTGTGGCTGCTGGGCCAGGATTTTTCGATCATGGCCTTGATCGGCCTGGTGTTGCTGATCGGTATCGTGAAGAAGAATGGCATCCTGATGATCGACTTCGCCCTGGACGCCCAGCGTGTGCGTGGGCTGCCGCCCGAGGAGGCGATTTATGAAGCCTGCGTCACGCGGTTCCGGCCGATCATCATGACCACCCTCGCCGCCTTGCTCGGCGCGGTGCCGTTGATGCTGGGCTCCGGCCCGGGTGCGGAACTGCGCCAGCCGCTGGGGATCGCCGTAGTAGGCGGCTTGCTGGTGAGCCAGGCGCTGACGCTGTTCACCACACCGGTCATATACTTGTACCTTGAGAAGTTTTTCCACAGGCCCAAACCAGCCAACGAGCTGGCGACCACACACTGA
- a CDS encoding chemotaxis protein CheV has protein sequence MSTTKARADSLSLLLFTLRSGKLMAINLLKVSEIIPCPPLTKLPESHPHVKGIATLRGASLSVIDLSRALGEMPLADPNGGCLIVTDVSRSKQGLHVQAVSKIVHCLTTDIRPPPYGSGGNRSFITGVTQVEGGLVQVLDIEKVIHGIAPAPAEAAPTDLTMEEAEVLGNARILVVDDSQVALQQSVHTLRNLGLTCHTARSAKEAIDVLLELQGTARQINVVVSDIEMSEMDGYALTRTLRETPDFQELYVLLHTSLDSAMNSEKARLAGADAVLTKFSSPELTKCLVVAAKHVAQKGL, from the coding sequence ATGTCCACCACCAAAGCCCGCGCAGATTCACTCTCGCTTCTGCTCTTTACCTTGCGCAGCGGCAAGCTGATGGCGATCAACCTGCTGAAAGTCAGTGAAATCATCCCCTGCCCGCCGCTGACCAAGCTGCCCGAGTCTCACCCTCACGTTAAGGGCATCGCCACGCTGCGCGGTGCTTCGCTGTCGGTGATCGACCTGAGCCGAGCCCTGGGCGAAATGCCCCTGGCAGACCCGAATGGCGGCTGCCTAATCGTCACCGACGTCAGCCGCTCCAAGCAGGGCCTGCATGTGCAGGCGGTGAGCAAGATCGTGCACTGCCTGACCACCGATATACGCCCGCCACCGTATGGCTCCGGCGGCAATCGCTCGTTCATCACTGGGGTCACCCAAGTCGAAGGCGGGCTGGTGCAGGTGCTGGATATCGAAAAGGTCATCCACGGCATCGCCCCGGCACCGGCTGAAGCGGCGCCGACCGACCTGACCATGGAAGAGGCCGAAGTACTCGGCAATGCGCGGATTCTGGTGGTGGACGACAGCCAGGTCGCCCTGCAGCAGTCGGTACACACCTTGCGCAACCTCGGCCTGACCTGCCACACCGCCCGCAGCGCCAAGGAAGCCATCGATGTGCTGCTCGAGCTGCAAGGCACGGCCCGGCAGATCAACGTAGTGGTGTCGGACATCGAAATGTCCGAAATGGACGGTTACGCCCTCACCCGCACTTTGCGCGAAACCCCGGACTTCCAGGAGCTTTACGTGCTGCTGCACACCTCCCTGGACAGTGCGATGAACAGTGAAAAGGCGCGGCTGGCAGGTGCCGACGCAGTGCTGACCAAATTCTCGTCGCCTGAACTGACCAAGTGCCTGGTCGTCGCTGCAAAACACGTGGCGCAAAAGGGCCTGTAG
- a CDS encoding transporter substrate-binding domain-containing protein: MALICLYAALALLLSVDTVAASDPPRREIRFAVVAHFPPFQSRSPQGQLVGVNIELGNALCRQLNVRCTWVDQVLVENFSALEARQFDAIMGIAPTSNRRRWVSFTDELYAFTTRLVGRRASGLTPTVRSLKGKRVGVLLGSNREAFARSQWAPKGVIIKSFWLIDEVIRSLVAGEIDATLQGPVELRESLLDTSHGRDFAFLGPEVSKTRGSRQMQSGRH; encoded by the coding sequence GTGGCTCTGATTTGCCTCTATGCAGCGCTTGCGCTATTGCTGTCGGTCGATACCGTTGCGGCCAGTGACCCCCCGCGGCGCGAAATCCGCTTCGCGGTTGTTGCGCACTTCCCCCCCTTCCAGAGCCGCAGCCCGCAAGGGCAACTGGTCGGTGTGAACATCGAATTGGGCAATGCCCTTTGCAGGCAGTTGAATGTGCGTTGTACCTGGGTCGACCAGGTCCTTGTCGAGAATTTCTCCGCCCTTGAAGCCAGGCAATTTGACGCGATCATGGGCATAGCGCCTACGTCCAATCGGCGGCGATGGGTGAGCTTTACCGATGAACTCTATGCGTTCACCACGCGGCTGGTTGGCCGCAGGGCGTCAGGCCTGACGCCTACCGTACGCTCGCTCAAGGGCAAGCGTGTCGGAGTGTTACTGGGAAGTAATCGTGAAGCTTTCGCCCGTTCGCAGTGGGCGCCCAAGGGGGTCATCATCAAGAGCTTCTGGCTGATTGACGAGGTGATCCGCAGCCTGGTGGCAGGCGAAATCGACGCTACCCTGCAAGGCCCCGTGGAATTGCGTGAGTCACTGCTCGACACCTCCCACGGTCGCGATTTTGCCTTCCTGGGCCCCGAAGTCTCGAAAACGCGGGGGAGTCGCCAAATGCAGTCTGGCCGACATTAA
- a CDS encoding YkgJ family cysteine cluster protein: protein MNTHFSCVGCGKCCTDHHVPLTLEEARSWAADGGNVIVLVEGFLGNGLGLPPQQREHAERRSVVVPSGTTEAFVAITFAAYNAGRCRNLDEDNRCGIYERRPLVCRIYPMEINPHIPLNPGAKDCPPESWEQGPALIVGGELMDQELAELIRRSRQADRDDVQTKEAVCALLGICTTALKGDGFTAYLPDMNAFAQAIELALEQPSVANEWVFHVSGMDIAEQLLDAGAQIATQVPANYAFISLRA from the coding sequence ATGAACACTCACTTTTCCTGCGTGGGTTGCGGCAAATGCTGCACCGACCACCATGTGCCCCTGACCCTCGAAGAGGCCCGCAGCTGGGCGGCTGACGGCGGTAACGTCATCGTGCTGGTGGAGGGTTTTCTCGGCAATGGCCTGGGTTTGCCCCCGCAACAACGCGAGCACGCCGAGCGCCGTTCGGTGGTGGTGCCCAGCGGTACTACCGAGGCGTTCGTGGCAATCACCTTTGCCGCTTACAACGCCGGGCGCTGCCGGAATCTTGACGAAGACAACCGCTGCGGCATTTATGAACGTCGCCCGCTGGTGTGTCGCATCTATCCGATGGAAATCAACCCGCATATCCCGCTCAACCCTGGCGCCAAAGACTGCCCGCCGGAGTCCTGGGAGCAAGGCCCCGCGTTGATCGTCGGTGGCGAGTTGATGGATCAGGAGCTGGCTGAGCTGATCCGCCGCTCGCGCCAGGCCGACCGCGATGACGTGCAGACCAAGGAGGCGGTGTGCGCTTTGCTGGGCATTTGCACCACCGCGCTCAAGGGCGACGGGTTTACCGCGTACTTGCCGGACATGAACGCCTTTGCCCAAGCGATCGAATTGGCGCTTGAACAACCGTCCGTGGCCAATGAGTGGGTGTTTCATGTGTCCGGCATGGACATCGCCGAACAACTGCTGGATGCCGGCGCCCAGATTGCCACCCAGGTGCCGGCCAACTACGCGTTTATTTCGTTGCGGGCTTAA
- a CDS encoding heavy metal response regulator transcription factor has translation MRVLIIEDEEKTADYLHRGLTEQGYTVDVAREGIEGLHLALENDYAVIVLDVMLPGLDGFGVLRALRARKQTPVIMLTARERVEDRIRGLREGADDYLGKPFSFLELVARLQALTRRSGGHEPVQVTVADLWIDLISRKASRNGLRLDLTAKEFSLLSVLARRQGEILSKTAIAEMVWDINFDSDANVVEVAIKRLRAKLDGPFDTKLLHTIRGMGYVLENRSVG, from the coding sequence ATGCGCGTCCTGATTATTGAAGATGAAGAAAAAACCGCGGATTACCTGCACCGCGGCCTGACGGAACAAGGCTACACCGTCGATGTGGCACGCGAAGGCATCGAGGGCCTGCACCTGGCGCTGGAGAACGATTACGCAGTGATCGTGCTCGACGTGATGCTGCCCGGCCTCGACGGCTTCGGCGTGCTGCGTGCGCTGCGTGCGCGCAAGCAGACGCCGGTGATCATGCTCACCGCCCGCGAGCGCGTGGAAGACCGTATTCGTGGCCTGCGTGAAGGCGCCGATGACTATTTGGGCAAACCGTTTTCATTCCTGGAACTGGTGGCACGCCTGCAAGCGCTGACCCGGCGCAGTGGCGGGCATGAACCGGTGCAGGTCACCGTCGCCGACCTGTGGATCGACTTGATCAGCCGCAAAGCCAGCCGCAACGGCCTGCGCCTGGACCTGACCGCCAAGGAGTTCTCGCTGCTCAGCGTGTTGGCGCGGCGCCAGGGTGAAATCCTCTCCAAGACCGCGATTGCCGAGATGGTCTGGGACATCAATTTCGACAGCGATGCCAACGTCGTGGAAGTGGCGATCAAGCGCCTGCGCGCCAAGCTCGACGGGCCGTTCGATACCAAGCTGCTGCACACCATTCGCGGCATGGGCTATGTGCTGGAGAACCGCAGTGTCGGCTAA
- a CDS encoding 2-hydroxyacid dehydrogenase: protein MKKTVLAFSRITPHMIERLQQDFEVIAPNPKLGDINAQFSEALPHAHGLIGVGRKLGRAQLEGASKLEVVSSVSVGYDNYDVPYFNERGIMLTNTPDVLTESTADLAFALLMSSARRVAELDAWTKAGQWKASVGAPLFGCDVHGKTLGIVGMGNIGAAIARRGRLGFNMPILYSGNSRKTVLEQELGAQFRSLDQLLAESDFVCLVVPLSDKTRHLISTRELGLMKSSAILINISRGPVVDEPALIEALQTQKIRGAGLDVYEQEPLAESPLFQLSNAVTLPHIGSATHETREAMANRALDNLRSALLGQRPQDLVNPQVWKG from the coding sequence ATGAAAAAGACCGTCCTCGCCTTCAGCCGCATCACCCCGCACATGATCGAGCGCCTGCAACAGGATTTCGAGGTGATCGCCCCCAACCCCAAGCTGGGCGATATCAACGCTCAATTCAGTGAAGCCCTGCCCCACGCGCACGGCCTGATCGGCGTAGGCCGCAAGCTCGGCCGCGCACAGCTCGAAGGCGCAAGCAAACTGGAAGTGGTCTCCAGCGTGTCGGTAGGCTACGACAACTACGACGTGCCGTACTTCAACGAGCGCGGGATCATGCTCACCAACACTCCCGATGTGCTCACCGAAAGCACCGCCGACCTGGCCTTCGCCCTGCTGATGAGCAGCGCACGTCGCGTAGCCGAACTGGACGCCTGGACCAAGGCCGGCCAGTGGAAAGCCAGCGTTGGCGCACCATTGTTTGGTTGCGATGTACACGGCAAAACCCTCGGCATCGTTGGCATGGGCAACATCGGCGCGGCCATCGCCCGTCGCGGGCGCCTGGGTTTCAATATGCCGATCCTCTACAGCGGCAACAGCCGCAAGACCGTGCTGGAACAGGAACTGGGCGCGCAATTTCGCAGCCTCGACCAGTTGCTGGCCGAGTCGGACTTCGTCTGCCTGGTGGTGCCATTGAGCGACAAGACCCGCCACTTGATCAGCACCCGCGAGCTGGGCCTGATGAAATCCAGCGCGATCCTGATCAATATCTCCCGTGGCCCGGTGGTGGACGAGCCGGCGCTGATCGAAGCCCTGCAAACCCAGAAAATTCGTGGCGCCGGGCTGGACGTGTATGAGCAGGAACCGCTGGCTGAATCGCCGTTGTTCCAGCTGAGCAACGCCGTGACCCTGCCGCACATCGGCTCGGCCACCCACGAAACCCGAGAAGCCATGGCCAACCGCGCCCTGGACAACCTGCGCAGTGCCTTGCTGGGTCAGCGCCCGCAGGACTTGGTGAACCCACAGGTATGGAAGGGCTGA
- a CDS encoding GNAT family N-acetyltransferase, translating into MAEYFQLLRRDLTTRLPAPQWPVGTQLDHYRAELAPAIHAVLRMAQDQGGGRVDSLEQWQHRFVTDAEFDPTLCLVVSNGDGILGVAQCWTSAFIKNLCVHPCAQGQGLGRALLLHTFEVFKQRGEPYVDLKVRESNLRARQLYESAGMVFVLRDRVPEG; encoded by the coding sequence GTGGCGGAATACTTCCAACTGCTACGCCGCGACCTCACCACCCGCCTGCCCGCGCCGCAGTGGCCGGTGGGCACGCAGCTGGATCATTACCGCGCAGAGCTGGCCCCAGCGATTCATGCCGTGTTGCGCATGGCCCAAGACCAAGGCGGCGGCCGCGTCGACAGCCTGGAGCAATGGCAACACCGGTTCGTCACCGATGCCGAATTCGACCCGACGCTGTGCCTGGTGGTCAGTAATGGCGACGGCATTCTCGGCGTGGCCCAATGCTGGACCAGTGCGTTTATCAAAAACCTCTGCGTACATCCCTGCGCCCAAGGCCAGGGGCTGGGCCGCGCCTTGTTGCTGCACACCTTTGAGGTATTCAAGCAGCGCGGCGAACCCTACGTCGACCTCAAGGTGCGCGAGAGCAACCTGCGCGCCCGGCAACTCTATGAAAGCGCCGGCATGGTCTTTGTGTTGCGCGACCGGGTACCCGAGGGCTGA
- a CDS encoding LysR family transcriptional regulator: MDTLQNMRAFSCVAEAGSFTAAAGQLDTTTANVSRAVSNLEAHLQTRLLNRTTRRIALTEAGKRYLLRCEQILAYVEEAEAEASDAHARPAGQLKVHTMTGIGQHFVIDAIARYRRTHPDVTFDLTLANRVPDLLDEGYDVSIVLASELPDSGFVSQRLGITYSIACASPDYVKAKGCAQRPQDLLNHACLRLVSPVIQLDKWTFNGPEGQESVAINTSPFLVNSADAMKTAITSGMGVGLLPVYAAIEGLRNGTLVRVMPTYRSQELNLYAIYPSRQYLDAKIKTWVEYLRGSLPEILAAHQAELVAYELSGSLSGARLAN, encoded by the coding sequence ATGGACACTTTGCAAAACATGCGCGCTTTCAGTTGCGTGGCCGAAGCTGGCAGCTTCACCGCCGCCGCCGGGCAACTGGACACCACCACTGCCAACGTCTCGCGCGCGGTCTCCAACCTTGAGGCCCATCTGCAAACCCGCTTGCTCAACCGCACCACCCGACGCATCGCGCTGACCGAAGCCGGCAAACGTTATTTGCTGCGCTGCGAGCAGATCCTCGCCTATGTCGAGGAAGCAGAGGCCGAAGCCAGCGATGCACACGCACGCCCCGCCGGGCAGTTGAAAGTGCACACCATGACCGGCATCGGCCAGCATTTCGTCATCGACGCGATTGCCCGCTACCGCCGTACCCACCCCGACGTGACTTTCGACCTAACCCTGGCCAACCGCGTGCCGGACCTGCTCGATGAGGGTTATGACGTGTCCATCGTGCTAGCCAGCGAACTGCCCGACTCGGGTTTCGTGTCTCAGCGCCTAGGTATCACCTACAGCATCGCCTGTGCCTCGCCGGATTACGTCAAGGCCAAGGGGTGTGCGCAGCGGCCGCAGGACTTGCTCAACCACGCCTGCCTGCGGTTGGTGAGCCCGGTGATCCAGTTGGATAAATGGACCTTCAACGGGCCTGAAGGCCAGGAAAGTGTGGCGATCAACACTTCACCGTTTCTGGTGAATTCGGCCGACGCGATGAAAACCGCGATTACCAGTGGTATGGGCGTCGGCCTGTTGCCGGTGTATGCCGCCATCGAAGGCCTGCGCAATGGCACTTTGGTGCGGGTGATGCCGACCTATCGCTCGCAAGAGCTGAACCTGTACGCCATATACCCGTCGCGCCAGTATCTGGATGCGAAGATCAAGACGTGGGTGGAATACCTGCGTGGGTCGTTGCCGGAGATTCTGGCGGCGCATCAGGCCGAGTTGGTGGCGTATGAATTGAGCGGCAGCCTGAGTGGGGCGCGGTTGGCGAACTGA